A window from Azoarcus sp. DD4 encodes these proteins:
- a CDS encoding L,D-transpeptidase, translating to MRVRIAIGAQTLTLFGTDGAAIRIYPVSTALNGPGETEGSNCTPRGRHRIRALIGRGMPWGTVFRGRRPTGERWSVEMAAAQPQRDWILSRILWLCGEEPGFNRLGAVDSMRRYIYIHGTGEDQPMGRPLSHGCVRMRNRDVIELFELVEAGTKVEICE from the coding sequence ATGCGCGTCCGCATCGCTATCGGCGCACAGACACTCACGCTGTTCGGCACGGACGGCGCGGCGATCCGCATCTATCCGGTATCGACCGCGCTGAACGGGCCCGGCGAGACCGAAGGCAGCAACTGCACGCCGCGCGGACGCCATCGCATCCGCGCGCTGATAGGACGGGGCATGCCGTGGGGGACGGTGTTTCGCGGCCGGCGACCGACCGGCGAGCGGTGGTCGGTCGAGATGGCGGCGGCCCAGCCGCAGCGCGACTGGATACTGTCGCGCATCCTGTGGTTGTGTGGCGAAGAGCCGGGTTTCAACCGCCTGGGCGCTGTCGATTCGATGCGTCGCTACATCTACATCCACGGCACCGGCGAGGACCAGCCGATGGGGCGTCCGCTCTCGCATGGTTGCGTGCGCATGCGCAACCGCGACGTCATCGAACTGTTCGAGCTGGTCGAAGCCGGCACCAAGGTGGAGATTTGCGAATGA
- a CDS encoding GNAT family N-acetyltransferase, translating into MSQEYTLAVLDWARAAGLVMPLRERVFVVEQGVPAELELDEFDPVCLHAVVRTTDGEVIATGRLLPDGHVGRMAVDAGWRGRGIGGEVLEVLVEEARGRGFEVVELNAQVVAMPFYARHGFTAFGERFMEAGIPHRAMRRVLRA; encoded by the coding sequence ATGAGTCAGGAATACACGCTGGCCGTGCTCGACTGGGCGCGGGCTGCCGGTCTGGTGATGCCTTTGCGCGAACGGGTGTTCGTGGTGGAGCAGGGGGTGCCGGCAGAGCTGGAGCTCGATGAGTTCGATCCGGTTTGCCTGCACGCGGTGGTGCGCACGACCGACGGCGAAGTCATCGCCACCGGGCGTCTGTTACCCGATGGCCACGTGGGGCGGATGGCGGTCGATGCCGGCTGGCGCGGGCGCGGCATCGGCGGCGAGGTGCTGGAAGTGCTGGTCGAAGAAGCGCGTGGCCGCGGATTCGAGGTGGTGGAGCTCAATGCGCAGGTGGTCGCGATGCCCTTCTATGCCCGCCACGGGTTTACCGCATTCGGCGAGCGTTTCATGGAGGCCGGCATTCCTCATCGGGCGATGCGGCGGGTATTGCGCGCCTGA
- the tmk gene encoding dTMP kinase yields MPERGRFITFEGIDGAGKSSQIAAVVALLQARGCAVEQSREPGGTQLGERLRELLLHEPMHLETEAMLMFAARREHLAARILPALDAGRWVVCDRFSDATYAYQVGGRGLDRAKFEALEAWVHPGFQPDLTLVFDLPPAVAAARVVASGAAPDRFEREQLDFFERVRAAYLERAEQAPRRVRVIDADRPPETVRAEIEGLVLERWFA; encoded by the coding sequence ATGCCCGAACGTGGTCGTTTCATAACTTTCGAGGGCATAGACGGCGCCGGCAAGAGCAGTCAGATCGCCGCCGTGGTCGCCTTGCTGCAGGCACGCGGCTGTGCCGTCGAGCAGTCGCGCGAGCCGGGCGGTACGCAGCTGGGTGAGCGTCTGCGCGAGCTCCTGCTGCACGAGCCGATGCATCTCGAGACCGAGGCGATGCTGATGTTCGCCGCGCGCCGGGAACATCTGGCCGCCCGCATCCTGCCGGCGCTCGACGCCGGCCGGTGGGTGGTGTGCGACCGTTTCTCCGATGCGACCTACGCCTATCAGGTCGGCGGGCGCGGCCTCGATCGCGCCAAGTTCGAAGCGCTCGAAGCCTGGGTGCATCCCGGCTTCCAGCCGGATCTCACCCTGGTGTTCGACCTGCCGCCGGCGGTGGCCGCCGCACGTGTGGTGGCGAGCGGCGCAGCGCCCGACCGCTTCGAGCGCGAGCAGCTCGACTTCTTCGAGCGGGTGCGGGCTGCCTATCTCGAACGTGCCGAGCAGGCGCCGCGACGTGTCCGGGTGATCGACGCCGACCGCCCGCCCGAAACCGTACGCGCCGAGATCGAAGGCCTCGTGCTGGAGCGCTGGTTCGCATGA
- the ogt gene encoding methylated-DNA--[protein]-cysteine S-methyltransferase, which yields MKFLLERVTTPLGQMLIVTDEQDRLRALDWQDYEDRMRLLLRRQYRADTVALQEITHTSSATRAMQLYFDGDTAAIGTLAVVTGGTDFQRQVWTALRDIPYGETISYGELAARIGRPQATRAVGLANGANPVSVVVPCHRVIGSKRSLTGYGGGLPRKQWLLDHERKWRHPGLF from the coding sequence ATGAAATTCCTGCTGGAGCGAGTGACGACACCGCTCGGCCAGATGCTGATCGTCACCGACGAACAAGACCGGCTACGCGCGCTCGACTGGCAAGACTACGAAGACCGCATGCGCCTGCTCCTGCGCAGGCAATACCGCGCCGACACGGTCGCCTTGCAGGAAATCACGCATACGTCGTCGGCAACGCGGGCAATGCAGCTTTACTTCGATGGCGACACCGCGGCCATCGGCACACTTGCCGTGGTGACCGGCGGCACCGATTTCCAGCGCCAGGTCTGGACGGCCTTGCGCGACATTCCCTACGGCGAAACCATCAGCTACGGCGAGCTTGCCGCGCGCATCGGACGGCCGCAGGCGACGCGTGCGGTCGGACTGGCCAACGGCGCAAACCCGGTCAGCGTCGTCGTGCCCTGCCACCGGGTCATCGGCAGCAAGCGCTCGCTGACCGGCTACGGCGGCGGTCTTCCGCGCAAGCAGTGGCTGCTCGACCATGAGCGCAAGTGGCGGCATCCTGGATTGTTCTGA
- a CDS encoding NRDE family protein yields MCLILFAWRAHPAYPLVVAANRDEFRARPALPLHWWQDSPDLLAGRDQEAGGTWMGVSRNGRFAALTNYRDPSLRRSDAPSRGALVREALESNADAHATLNALASRSADYVAFNLIVSDGHQLGIHESTTGAVRMLAPGIYGLSNHLLDSAWPKVERARARFAAALDKLPADGDFVELLRDTTPAEDEDLPRTGVSLEWERWLSPAFILAPGYGTRSSSVLSAGHDGQIRFSEWTWDEDGNELGVVTHRFRAEAADTGTPG; encoded by the coding sequence ATGTGCCTGATCCTGTTCGCCTGGCGGGCCCATCCGGCGTATCCGCTGGTGGTCGCTGCCAATCGCGACGAATTCCGCGCGCGCCCTGCCCTGCCCCTGCACTGGTGGCAGGATAGCCCCGACCTGCTGGCCGGGCGCGACCAGGAAGCCGGAGGCACCTGGATGGGCGTGAGCCGCAACGGCCGCTTCGCCGCCCTGACCAACTACCGCGACCCAAGCCTGCGCCGCAGTGACGCGCCCTCGCGCGGCGCGCTGGTGCGCGAGGCGCTGGAGAGCAACGCCGATGCGCACGCGACGCTCAACGCGCTCGCAAGCCGCAGTGCGGACTACGTCGCCTTCAACCTCATCGTCAGCGACGGCCACCAGCTGGGCATCCACGAAAGTACCACCGGTGCGGTGCGCATGCTGGCACCCGGCATCTACGGACTCTCCAACCACCTGCTGGATTCGGCCTGGCCCAAGGTCGAGCGTGCCCGTGCGCGCTTTGCCGCCGCGCTCGACAAGCTGCCGGCGGACGGCGACTTCGTCGAGCTGCTGCGCGACACCACGCCGGCCGAGGACGAAGACCTGCCGCGCACCGGAGTCAGCCTGGAATGGGAACGCTGGCTCTCGCCCGCCTTCATTCTCGCCCCGGGCTACGGCACACGCAGCTCCAGCGTCCTGAGCGCCGGCCACGACGGGCAAATCCGCTTCAGCGAGTGGACCTGGGACGAGGACGGCAACGAGCTCGGTGTCGTCACCCACCGCTTCCGCGCGGAAGCTGCGGACACCGGCACGCCTGGCTGA
- the tadA gene encoding tRNA adenosine(34) deaminase TadA, whose amino-acid sequence MTDEEYMREALVQARLAATCDEVPVGAIVVCDGEIVGRGFNQPIGRHDPTAHAEVMALRDAAARLGNYRLPGCELFVTLEPCAMCSGAIMHARIGRVVFGARDPKTGVAGSVIDLYAEGRLNHHARIEGGVLAEECGGLLSGFFAARRGRTSVA is encoded by the coding sequence ATGACGGACGAGGAGTACATGAGGGAGGCCCTGGTGCAGGCACGGCTGGCGGCGACATGCGACGAGGTGCCGGTCGGCGCGATCGTGGTCTGCGATGGCGAGATCGTCGGCCGCGGTTTCAACCAGCCCATCGGCCGTCATGATCCGACGGCGCACGCCGAGGTGATGGCGCTGCGCGATGCGGCGGCACGCCTCGGCAATTATCGGCTGCCGGGTTGCGAGCTGTTCGTGACGCTGGAGCCCTGCGCGATGTGCTCGGGCGCGATCATGCACGCCCGCATTGGCCGGGTGGTGTTCGGTGCGCGCGATCCGAAGACCGGCGTGGCAGGCAGCGTGATCGACCTCTACGCGGAAGGCCGCCTCAACCACCATGCGCGGATCGAGGGCGGGGTGCTGGCCGAGGAGTGCGGCGGCTTGCTGTCCGGCTTCTTCGCTGCGCGGCGCGGACGGACCTCGGTGGCATGA
- a CDS encoding folate-binding protein YgfZ → MTAWTDHLALEGAKLDALSVSFADARTEAAAAEQGTVVVPLLHLGLIRSVGPESTPFLHNLFSNDVAKLGADAAQWTSFNSPKGRMLASMLLWPEAEGHALVMSADILPAMLKKLSMYVLRSKVKLADTSESCVLLGIAGADAAGTLQRAGLPLPAATMAQAADSAVRSVRIGEQAFVLAVEAAEAPRVFAALQASGAAKAGTSAWQLAMIRAGVPLITAPTQEEFVAQMLNYDLIGGVNFKKGCYPGQEIVARTQYLGKLKKRMYRIALAADATPSPGDDLYAPEFGDQSAGKLVNVAPAADGGFEALAVLQSSSVDAGEIHLGGPAGPLVRLLDLPYALP, encoded by the coding sequence ATGACTGCCTGGACTGATCACCTCGCGCTGGAAGGCGCCAAGCTCGACGCACTGTCCGTGAGTTTTGCGGACGCCCGAACCGAAGCCGCCGCGGCAGAACAGGGCACCGTCGTCGTGCCGCTGCTGCACCTCGGCCTGATCCGCAGCGTCGGCCCCGAATCGACACCATTCCTGCACAACCTTTTCTCCAATGACGTCGCCAAGCTCGGCGCCGACGCGGCGCAGTGGACCAGCTTCAACAGCCCCAAGGGCCGGATGCTGGCCAGCATGCTGCTGTGGCCGGAAGCCGAGGGCCACGCGCTGGTGATGTCGGCGGACATTCTGCCGGCCATGCTGAAGAAACTGTCGATGTATGTGCTGCGCAGCAAGGTCAAGCTTGCCGATACAAGCGAAAGCTGCGTGCTGCTCGGCATCGCGGGCGCCGACGCTGCCGGCACGCTGCAACGCGCCGGCCTGCCGCTGCCGGCGGCCACCATGGCCCAGGCTGCCGATAGCGCCGTGCGCAGCGTCCGCATCGGCGAACAGGCCTTCGTACTGGCCGTCGAGGCAGCCGAAGCCCCGCGCGTGTTCGCCGCGCTGCAGGCCTCCGGGGCTGCCAAGGCCGGCACCTCCGCCTGGCAACTGGCCATGATCCGCGCCGGCGTGCCGCTGATCACCGCGCCGACGCAGGAAGAATTCGTTGCCCAGATGCTGAACTACGACCTCATCGGCGGCGTCAATTTCAAGAAGGGCTGCTATCCGGGCCAGGAGATCGTCGCCCGCACGCAATACCTCGGCAAGCTGAAGAAGCGGATGTACCGTATTGCACTCGCCGCCGATGCGACACCGAGCCCGGGCGACGACCTCTACGCGCCCGAGTTCGGCGACCAGTCGGCCGGCAAGCTCGTGAACGTAGCACCCGCGGCCGATGGCGGTTTCGAGGCGCTGGCCGTACTCCAGAGCAGCAGTGTCGACGCCGGAGAAATCCACCTCGGCGGCCCCGCTGGCCCGCTGGTTCGTCTGCTCGACCTACCTTACGCCCTGCCATGA
- a CDS encoding SOS response-associated peptidase, whose amino-acid sequence MCADYNPARTAYLERMSWGRHTISTPPLDFGETFPGGLAPFLANCLPTEWMVGMFGMVPHWGDPKKLFRMTYNARSETVGQKPAYRSAWKQRQFALIPVESFYEPCYETGKPVRWRIERADSEPFALAGIWERRMGDEGPARWSFSMLTINADEHPLMSRFHKPGEEKRSVVVLDPGDYEGWLRARTEIEARSFLQPFDPEQMKAEPAPRPPRTVKET is encoded by the coding sequence GTGTGCGCCGACTACAACCCCGCCCGTACCGCCTACCTCGAGCGGATGTCATGGGGGCGGCACACCATCTCCACGCCTCCGCTGGACTTCGGCGAGACCTTCCCCGGCGGCCTGGCACCGTTCCTCGCGAACTGCCTGCCGACGGAGTGGATGGTCGGCATGTTCGGCATGGTGCCGCACTGGGGTGACCCTAAGAAGCTGTTCCGGATGACCTACAACGCGCGGTCGGAGACGGTCGGCCAGAAGCCCGCCTACCGCAGCGCCTGGAAGCAAAGGCAGTTCGCCCTGATTCCGGTCGAGTCGTTCTACGAGCCCTGCTACGAAACGGGCAAGCCGGTTCGCTGGCGCATCGAGCGGGCCGACAGTGAGCCCTTCGCGCTCGCGGGGATCTGGGAGCGCCGCATGGGCGACGAGGGGCCGGCGCGCTGGTCGTTCTCCATGCTCACGATCAACGCCGACGAACACCCCCTGATGTCGCGATTCCACAAGCCAGGCGAGGAGAAGCGGAGCGTCGTGGTGCTCGACCCAGGCGATTACGAGGGGTGGTTGAGGGCGCGGACGGAGATCGAAGCCCGTTCGTTCCTACAGCCCTTCGATCCTGAGCAGATGAAAGCGGAGCCAGCGCCACGGCCCCCGCGGACGGTGAAGGAGACGTAG
- a CDS encoding ATP-binding protein, translating into MSTLRILHIEDDSNDAELIHRAASRQAEAPSWTMADSRTAFLVALGDGEYDAVLSDSRVPGLDGQEAMRIVRERHPGLPFIFVSGSADPRWVEQCFTLGAYDCVPKDQLWHLGPALKGVLTAVENQRLARLARAHALLVEIVTQLSLARSLDAIVDIVKTAARQLNGADGATFVLRDGDLCHYVAEDAIGPLWQGKRFPLRACISGWAMAERQAAVVPDIYADPRIPVDAYRPTFVKSLVMVPIRAEAPIGAIGNYWARPHEASPDEVSLIQALADSTSLALENLELYQSLERRVRERTQRLQEANEELEAFSYSVSHDLRAPLRALQGYADLLLGQIEPPLEGQALSYVERIRNSAQRMHLLIEDLLNLSRVSRAEVRSAPVPLGRIAMEILTSLRNTSSQRGDVQIVVDESLATEGDPGLLRIALENLLANAWKYTGKTQDACIEFFAEKYPGSKTVYAVRDNGAGFDMSFADELFQAFHRLHTEAEFPGTGIGLTIVQRIIQKHGGRIWAEAAPGAGACFRFTLGVSSPPTAGR; encoded by the coding sequence ATGAGTACCTTGCGGATTCTGCATATCGAGGACGACTCGAACGATGCCGAGCTGATCCACCGGGCTGCGTCACGTCAGGCCGAAGCGCCGAGTTGGACGATGGCCGACTCCCGCACCGCCTTCCTTGTCGCGCTCGGCGACGGCGAATACGACGCGGTTCTGTCCGATAGCCGGGTGCCCGGTCTGGACGGCCAAGAGGCAATGCGCATCGTGCGAGAGCGCCACCCGGGCCTTCCCTTCATCTTCGTCAGCGGCAGCGCGGACCCGCGCTGGGTGGAGCAGTGCTTCACACTCGGCGCCTACGACTGCGTCCCCAAGGACCAGCTGTGGCATCTGGGACCGGCTCTCAAGGGCGTACTCACCGCCGTCGAGAACCAGCGACTGGCTCGTCTTGCACGCGCGCACGCACTGCTGGTGGAGATCGTCACGCAACTGTCATTGGCACGCAGCCTCGATGCCATCGTCGACATCGTCAAGACCGCAGCCCGCCAGCTCAACGGTGCCGACGGAGCGACCTTCGTCCTGCGCGATGGCGATCTCTGCCACTACGTCGCGGAAGACGCCATCGGTCCGCTCTGGCAGGGCAAGCGCTTTCCGCTGCGTGCCTGCATCAGCGGCTGGGCGATGGCCGAACGTCAGGCCGCGGTGGTGCCGGACATCTATGCCGATCCGCGCATTCCGGTCGATGCCTACCGCCCCACCTTCGTCAAGAGTCTGGTCATGGTGCCGATCCGCGCCGAAGCGCCGATAGGCGCAATCGGCAATTACTGGGCCCGGCCGCACGAAGCCAGTCCCGACGAGGTCAGCCTGATCCAGGCCCTGGCCGATTCGACCTCGCTCGCACTCGAGAACCTCGAGCTGTACCAGAGTCTCGAGCGCCGGGTTCGCGAACGCACCCAGCGGCTGCAGGAGGCCAACGAGGAACTCGAAGCCTTCTCGTATTCGGTGTCGCACGACCTGCGCGCGCCACTGCGGGCCCTGCAGGGCTATGCCGACCTGCTGCTCGGCCAGATCGAACCACCACTCGAAGGACAAGCCCTGAGCTACGTGGAGCGGATACGCAATTCGGCGCAGCGCATGCACCTGCTGATCGAGGACCTGCTCAACCTGTCCCGCGTTTCGCGCGCGGAGGTACGCAGTGCGCCGGTCCCCTTGGGCCGGATCGCGATGGAGATCCTGACCAGCTTGCGCAACACATCCTCGCAGCGCGGCGACGTGCAGATCGTGGTGGACGAGTCGCTCGCGACCGAAGGCGATCCCGGCCTGCTGCGGATCGCCCTGGAAAATCTCCTGGCCAATGCGTGGAAATACACCGGGAAGACCCAGGACGCCTGCATCGAGTTCTTCGCCGAAAAATACCCCGGCAGCAAGACCGTCTACGCAGTGCGGGACAACGGCGCCGGCTTCGACATGAGTTTTGCCGACGAACTGTTCCAGGCCTTCCATCGGCTGCACACCGAAGCCGAGTTTCCTGGCACCGGCATCGGCCTCACCATCGTCCAGCGCATCATCCAGAAGCACGGTGGCCGCATCTGGGCAGAAGCAGCCCCCGGAGCCGGCGCCTGCTTCCGTTTCACCCTCGGCGTCTCATCCCCTCCCACGGCTGGCCGGTAA
- a CDS encoding PAS domain S-box protein: protein MLRAVALYLIGAVSWGLLSAPTLALLEVDPDSTEALRFWGLVALSAMLLPSLLRLQGKGDTIVPDGDIDPAQSLQRRLTEVAARYSTLVDSSPVGIFHFDSDLHLTHFNTRFADILKASADVLEGLDMCSLRDQRVLPAMRAALDGLPGQYDGEYITTHSSRHIHVSLRTAPLHDAEGRVVGGIGIVEDTTARHEAEAMLRESETRYALAMRGTNEGLWDWNPVTHGLFLSSRLLTALGMKSEHLSTNSDEWLARIHSDDRPVFQQRLTEHLKGVTPHFECEYRVLDAEGNYRWVLARGLAQRDWKGRAYRMVGSIGDITDRKRAETALMNMNRELEARVSERTAQLGAALKELETFSYSVSHDLSSPLRAIDGYSALLESEHAAELDDEARELLKRMRAAVHRMGELIDDLLDLSRVSRQPLVLKQVDLSALAEDILRELREADPARGIITEVEPGIVVEADPGLLRIALHNLLANAWKFTGKTPAPRIRLYRSTTEKNVLCVEDNGAGFDMRYADKLFGAFQRLHTERDFPGTGIGLATVARILQRHGGHIRAHGTPGAGARFEFTLKRS, encoded by the coding sequence TTGTTGCGCGCCGTTGCGCTCTACCTGATCGGTGCTGTCTCGTGGGGCCTGCTGTCGGCACCGACGCTCGCACTACTGGAAGTCGACCCGGACAGCACCGAAGCCCTGCGCTTCTGGGGGCTGGTGGCGCTGAGCGCGATGCTGCTGCCCAGCCTGTTGCGCCTGCAGGGCAAGGGCGACACCATCGTGCCGGACGGTGACATCGACCCGGCACAGTCCCTGCAACGCCGGCTCACCGAGGTCGCGGCGCGCTACAGCACGCTGGTGGACAGCTCTCCGGTCGGGATCTTCCACTTTGACAGCGATCTGCACCTCACCCACTTCAACACGCGTTTCGCCGACATTCTCAAGGCGTCCGCCGATGTCCTGGAAGGTCTTGACATGTGCTCACTGCGCGACCAGCGGGTATTGCCCGCCATGCGCGCCGCGCTCGACGGCCTGCCCGGCCAGTACGACGGCGAGTACATCACCACCCATTCCAGCCGCCACATCCACGTCAGCCTGCGCACGGCTCCGCTGCACGATGCCGAAGGCCGCGTCGTCGGCGGCATCGGCATTGTCGAGGATACGACCGCCCGGCACGAAGCCGAAGCCATGCTGCGGGAGAGCGAGACCCGCTACGCACTCGCGATGCGCGGCACCAACGAGGGCCTGTGGGACTGGAATCCGGTGACTCACGGACTCTTCCTGTCGAGCCGCCTGCTGACCGCACTCGGCATGAAGAGCGAACACCTGAGCACCAACAGCGACGAGTGGCTGGCACGCATCCACAGCGACGACAGGCCGGTCTTCCAACAGCGCCTGACCGAGCACCTCAAGGGCGTGACGCCGCATTTCGAGTGCGAATACCGGGTGCTCGACGCCGAGGGCAACTACCGCTGGGTACTGGCGCGCGGTCTTGCCCAGCGTGACTGGAAGGGCCGGGCCTACCGGATGGTCGGCTCGATCGGCGACATTACCGATCGCAAGCGCGCCGAAACCGCGCTCATGAACATGAACCGCGAACTCGAGGCCCGCGTCAGCGAACGCACCGCACAGCTCGGTGCAGCGCTGAAGGAGCTGGAAACCTTCAGCTATTCGGTGTCCCACGACCTCAGCAGCCCGCTGCGCGCCATCGACGGCTACAGCGCCCTGCTGGAAAGCGAACATGCAGCCGAGCTCGACGACGAGGCGCGCGAGCTGCTCAAGCGCATGCGTGCGGCGGTACATCGCATGGGCGAACTGATAGACGACCTGCTCGACCTGTCGCGCGTGTCGCGCCAGCCGCTCGTGCTCAAACAGGTCGATCTCAGCGCGCTGGCCGAGGACATTCTCCGCGAACTGCGCGAAGCCGACCCGGCACGCGGCATCATCACCGAGGTCGAACCCGGCATCGTCGTCGAAGCCGATCCGGGCCTGCTCCGCATCGCCCTGCACAACCTGCTCGCCAACGCCTGGAAGTTCACCGGCAAGACACCAGCGCCGCGCATCCGCCTGTACCGCAGCACGACCGAAAAGAACGTGCTGTGCGTCGAGGACAACGGCGCCGGCTTCGACATGCGCTACGCGGACAAGCTTTTCGGTGCGTTCCAGCGCCTGCACACCGAGCGCGATTTCCCCGGCACCGGCATCGGCCTGGCGACGGTGGCACGCATCCTTCAGCGTCATGGCGGACACATCCGGGCCCACGGCACCCCGGGCGCGGGGGCACGTTTCGAGTTCACCCTGAAGCGGTCCTGA
- the mltG gene encoding endolytic transglycosylase MltG: protein MKRLFLRLSAVVGVLAVVLAAGGWWYAWQPLKLATPVIDFTVQRGYTMRQAAATIVRAGVQVQPDLLYWIARLSGKAALIKAGSYEVHNGITPWGLILKLSAGDVSQGEVLFVEGWNFRQVREALESHPYLLRDTVGLSEQEIMSRIGASESHPEGLFFPDTYLFDKQSSALAVLRRAYGAMKDRLAFAWEARDPSLPLASPYELLILASIVEKETGRAEDRDLVASVFTNRLRIGMRLQTDPTVIYGLGVGFDGRLRRRDLDTDHPWNTYTRVGLPPTPIAIPGRESLQAAIKPAKTDYLYFVSRGDGTSAFSRTLEDHNRAVDRYQRNGKGS from the coding sequence ATGAAACGTCTGTTTCTTCGTCTTTCTGCCGTTGTTGGCGTCCTGGCTGTCGTCCTTGCGGCTGGCGGCTGGTGGTACGCGTGGCAGCCGCTCAAGCTTGCAACGCCGGTAATCGACTTCACCGTCCAGCGCGGCTACACGATGCGGCAGGCCGCTGCGACGATAGTCCGCGCCGGCGTGCAGGTCCAGCCCGACCTGCTTTACTGGATTGCCCGCCTCAGTGGCAAGGCGGCGCTGATCAAGGCCGGCAGCTACGAGGTGCACAACGGAATCACGCCCTGGGGGCTGATCCTGAAGCTGTCCGCCGGCGACGTCTCCCAGGGCGAGGTGCTGTTCGTCGAAGGCTGGAATTTCCGTCAGGTGCGTGAGGCACTGGAGTCGCACCCCTATCTGCTGCGCGACACCGTCGGTTTGTCCGAGCAGGAGATCATGAGCCGCATCGGCGCTAGCGAAAGCCACCCCGAGGGCTTGTTCTTTCCAGATACCTATCTGTTCGACAAGCAGTCGAGCGCGCTTGCGGTATTGCGACGGGCTTACGGCGCGATGAAGGACAGGCTGGCCTTCGCCTGGGAAGCGCGCGATCCGAGCCTGCCGTTGGCGTCGCCCTACGAGTTGCTGATCCTCGCTTCCATCGTCGAGAAGGAGACGGGGCGTGCCGAGGATCGCGACCTGGTCGCTTCGGTGTTCACCAATCGCCTGCGGATCGGCATGCGGCTGCAGACGGATCCCACGGTGATCTACGGCCTGGGCGTCGGCTTCGATGGGCGTTTGCGGCGTCGCGACCTCGATACCGATCACCCCTGGAATACCTATACCCGGGTCGGCCTGCCGCCGACACCGATCGCCATTCCGGGGCGGGAGTCGCTGCAGGCGGCGATCAAGCCTGCCAAGACCGATTACCTCTATTTCGTGTCGCGCGGGGATGGCACCAGTGCCTTCTCGCGCACGCTGGAAGATCACAACCGCGCGGTCGACCGTTACCAGCGCAATGGAAAGGGAAGTTGA
- a CDS encoding DUF4936 family protein, whose product MNALADNTDGPMQYFVYYRVRADLDVDDAHAGIRAMQSELERLTGVRGRLLTRVHEESTWMEIYVDVADPVAFETALEAAVAAAGVRDYIEDGAARHIERFVECA is encoded by the coding sequence ATGAACGCACTCGCCGACAATACCGACGGTCCGATGCAGTACTTTGTGTACTACCGGGTCAGGGCCGACCTCGACGTCGACGATGCCCACGCGGGCATACGTGCCATGCAGAGCGAGCTCGAACGGCTCACCGGGGTGCGCGGACGCCTGCTGACCCGGGTGCACGAGGAATCGACCTGGATGGAAATCTACGTCGACGTCGCCGACCCGGTGGCCTTCGAAACCGCGCTGGAAGCGGCAGTGGCTGCGGCCGGCGTCCGCGACTACATTGAGGACGGCGCTGCCCGCCACATCGAGCGCTTCGTCGAATGTGCCTGA
- a CDS encoding DUF3016 domain-containing protein has translation MRAPFLAAVISLLFLAPAPSAAAEVIVEFVDPQSYTDTGGYGVDAERNLAALKRHLQTEGRRCVASDETLALRVLDVDLAGRQEWWHPHSGGDLRVMREITWPRLEVAYVRRNAAGASIQEGRERISDMSYLWRSAYVRNDTGPLPYERAMLKDWFERRFCRDAH, from the coding sequence ATGCGCGCGCCCTTCCTTGCCGCAGTCATCAGCCTGCTGTTCCTTGCTCCGGCACCATCGGCTGCTGCCGAGGTGATCGTGGAGTTCGTCGATCCACAAAGCTACACCGACACCGGCGGCTACGGTGTCGATGCCGAGCGCAATCTCGCCGCACTCAAGCGCCACCTGCAAACCGAAGGCCGGCGCTGTGTTGCAAGCGACGAGACGCTCGCCCTGCGCGTGCTCGACGTGGATCTCGCCGGTCGCCAGGAATGGTGGCACCCGCACAGCGGCGGCGACCTGCGGGTCATGCGGGAAATCACCTGGCCCCGCCTCGAGGTGGCCTACGTTCGCCGCAATGCCGCCGGGGCCAGCATCCAGGAAGGTCGGGAACGCATCAGCGACATGTCCTACCTGTGGCGCTCCGCCTACGTCCGAAACGACACCGGCCCGCTTCCCTATGAAAGGGCGATGCTCAAGGACTGGTTCGAACGCCGCTTCTGCCGCGACGCCCACTGA